AATTAGATTGGATACTTGTAGCTCATCTCTGGCTAAGGAGGCAGTACGCAATTTATCGAGGCCGGCAATATACTCTAGAATTTTGTCTCGGAGGGGGTCAAATAGCGTTTTTTCATCGGAATCAAATATTGTGACGTTATAACTCTCTAGCAACTCTTTAGCCCGCTTGCTCAGCGCATCAATTCGAAGATTGGCTTTCTCAATGTCGGCTGCGCTGCGGTTAATAAATGTGTAATAGGACATTGTGCGAAAGCGTGCCATAGTATCAGCAAGCTCCCCTAGGATCAGCGTGCTTGAAAGGCGATACTTGCTAATTGAGATCGTATTTTCATTCAAACCTGACATTTGCCTTAGGCTCATAGCGCCCAAAATCATCACCAATAATGCGATCAAGCAGAAGCTGACTGTGGAGCGCAAAGCAATGCTGTATTTTCGAATGTACATAGGTGCTGTCTCGGCGAACGTTAGTTGAGTTGCTTAATACTGCAAAGTAGCTGAGGCTGAGCAGGTAAAGTTTTAGCTGATAAGACCAATTGCGGTGATACTGTTTTCAGCAATTAATTGCTGTGCTACTGTCTCAGCTCCGACAAGCTCTTGTTAATAATTAGAAAAATTTTGCAAATCGCAATGTCGTCTTCCTGACTTAACGCTTCGGTTTTGCTTAGTTTCGTTGCTGTCTGCATTACGTTTTCAATCAGTGCAAGGCCCGAAGCTATCATGTTCAGTTTCAACTCAATTAATGCAGAAAGCAACTTTGTCATCTCTTTATGTAGTATGCTCTGCATTAGACCGAAATCTACAACCCCAGCGCTCGCGACGGGCGCTAGGGAAGTGTTGATAAGGGCCCCTATTTCCTCGCTGACCTCATCGAGTTCATTAATGCCTATTTTAATTGACCTTACCTGGCTCAAAAGCTTGTGCGCCAGCATTTCTGTACTTAGAATCAAGTTCTTGCGATCATTTTTCTTATGCAAAGTAATATCCCACCATCCGTGATTTGACATGTAAATCATCACTAGTGCAGCTGTATTTTACAGATACGCTAGCTTCGCCGTAGTAACGAGTTTCTAAATGTATCTATCGGCTGCTCATGATGCCTTGCACTGTAATAACGAGTGAACAAGTAATAGCTGTTAAAGCCGCACTCTTTGGCTACGAACTTTATGTTGTCTTGATACTGCCCCGAAATCAAAAGCTGTCGCGCATGCTGCAGCCTAATGTCACGCAGGTATGCCATAGGCGTGATATTTTTGAACGTTTTGAATCCTAGCTGTAACGACCTGATGCTTATTCCTGCGCAGCCCGCGAGTTGAGCTACGGTGATATTTTCTTTGTAGTTATTATCGATGTAGTTTGCTACTTGTCGAATGCAATAAGGACTTGGCCGTAAAGTCTGACTTTGATCATGTATTACATTGGAATAGTTGTTTTCTAAATTGTAGAGCGTGTAGCTGATCAAAGATTCCTTTAGGTGCGACAGGATTCTGCCGGATGTAGAAGGTGCATCTTTCGATATGTCTAGTAAACATTTTGCTATGCTGGTTAGGCAAGTCGCCACGTTTGTGGTGGCGGAGGGATTGTTGAAGAATATTCGCGATTTTGGTGGTTCTCCCAGGATTAACGCAAGATATCTATGCATATCTAAATGATCAATATATAAGGTGGTGTAATTCACGTTTTCAGAATACTCCGCAGAAACAACCTCCCTTTGATCACCGAGAAACACCAAATTCTCTTTAGACTGAAATGTACTTTTATTAGTTTTCCATGTGATGTGACCTACATGAGGTATCGTAATCAAGAACCCATCTTGCTCGCCTTTCGTCTCATAACCCCAGCCGCTAGGGCTTGATGATGTGCTTGCAAATGATGCTCCAAGCAGGCATATCTTTGATGAATACTCAAGTTTTCCACTTGGCCCGGCTGTCACTTTCAAATTGCAGCAATAACTATCGAAGTGCTCATCTGCCGCGTTTTGGTCTTTTACAAAAACAGATGAGTAATAGAAATCAGTCATCACTGTTATTCCATTTATACGCTTTATAGCGCGCTTTTATAAATCAGTTTGCTTTTAAGTGTCAAACTATTTGGCGAAATGTAATGCTGCATTAAAAGAAAACGAATTGATATTGAAATTGCGCAATTAATATTCGCTGGTTACATTTTTTCACTTGTGAATCCCTTGCTAGACGGTTTATTGCAGTGTTGCGTAGACCTGAACCGCTGTTGATATTTCTGGATCCCATTCTGGCTTCTGGGATTGTCGCGCAGTAATGGGCCTGCGTACTGCCTGCCCTGTTCAGGTAGCGGGCATCAACGACTCGGACATTCCCACGGTTAAAGTCAATGACTTGTGCT
This region of Pseudomonas sp. MUP55 genomic DNA includes:
- a CDS encoding AraC family transcriptional regulator, with the translated sequence MTDFYYSSVFVKDQNAADEHFDSYCCNLKVTAGPSGKLEYSSKICLLGASFASTSSSPSGWGYETKGEQDGFLITIPHVGHITWKTNKSTFQSKENLVFLGDQREVVSAEYSENVNYTTLYIDHLDMHRYLALILGEPPKSRIFFNNPSATTNVATCLTSIAKCLLDISKDAPSTSGRILSHLKESLISYTLYNLENNYSNVIHDQSQTLRPSPYCIRQVANYIDNNYKENITVAQLAGCAGISIRSLQLGFKTFKNITPMAYLRDIRLQHARQLLISGQYQDNIKFVAKECGFNSYYLFTRYYSARHHEQPIDTFRNSLLRRS